The nucleotide window TTTTTTTTCTCTTAATCCTCCACATTATAAAGTTCTCCTTTTCTAACTATGAGTGATTTTGGAGATATCCTTTAAAAACTGTTCAATTGCAAAAAACACACTTTCCTGATTCTTAAATGAGGGAGAATGTATTTTATCGGCTTTACAAGAGAAAACCTCTCGCATGGCTGATTCAAGGGCATCGTGGTCACCAGGGAGTACCACGGAACCGTTTTTTCCGGTAATGTACATGCTAGCACCATTAGTGCTTGTGGTGATTACCGGAATTCCTGATGAAAGAGCTTCCAGCACAACCAGAGAACAGGCGTCATAAAATGAAGGGTGAACCAGGCAATCGCAGGCCGTATATATGAGTTCAGGGTCGTCTGCTTTACCTCCGAATATCATTCTATCGGAAAGATCTTTCGCCTTTTTTTTAACTTTTCGATTATACGGACCGATAACAAGAACCTTAACCGGTAAGTTGCTTAATGACCGTGCTGAGAGGATGAGTACATCGAAGCCTTTTAATACAAGATTATTTGCCATAAAAAGAAAAACAAAGTCGCTTCGCCTGATATTATACCTTGACCGTATCTCATCTCGATACCGGACATTATTCGGTGTGAATTTATTTACATCGATTCCATTGGGCAATAGGTGGAGTTTTGACGAGGGATATTCAAACCAGGTCCGAATGTCTGTAGCGACCATATTGGATATGGCGATGACTTCAGGCTTTGTTATTTTAAAAATCCACCATTCTATCAGTCGTTGTACAAGGTCCTTAGGATTGATATACTTTATTATCCGGCAAATACTTCTTATTCCGGCAGGGTGTCTGAGTGTCTCTCTGAGAAACCATGCACGGTGGAGTCCTCCGTGGGGCTGATAAATATCCATATAAAAAGTGTTGCCCACACAAAAATGCAGGTAGTCCGGCATTTTTCTTGCTTTGAAAAAGTGCAGCAGGGAAAAACCCAGGTGCCTTAAAAACTGGGGGAATTTGAAAGGTTTGACAAGGGATATACTGATTGCGTTAGTATAAATTTTTGCTGCTTTCATACATATCACAGCCACATCGTGACCCTGGTGAGAAAGAAAATGGGCAAAATCCCAGCAGTATCTTTCAGCTCCTCCCACATGTGGGTCAAACTTTTCAATGGCAATACATACCTTCAACTATAGAAATCCTTCACACAGTCAATAATATAATGAACTTCGTCATCTGTAAGCCATGGGTGAATGGGCAAGCTGAGTATTTGATTCGAACGCAGTTCAGCGTGCTTAAGTTGTCCAAATACTTTGACTTTTTTAAAGGCTTTCTGCTTATGAAGCAAAACAGGGTAATGGATGAGGGTTTCCACACCATTATCCTTCAAATGGACCTGAAGCTCATCTCTTTTTTCCACTGAAATGACATAGAGATGGTATGCATGGGTAGAGGTTTTATCCATGGATGCATGGACAAGATTGATGTCTTTTAGGCCAATATCATACAGGGCCGCTATTTTTTGTCTTCTTTCTACCCAATTAAAAAGGTATTTCAGTTTTACTCTGAGAATAGCCGCCTGCATTTCATCCAACCGGGAGTTATATCCGGGAATATGATAGGTGTAACGGTCTTTCTGCCCATAATTTCTCAACAGGGTGAGTTTTTTAAAAAGCTCGGTATCATTGGTGATGATCATGCCTCCGTCACCGTAAGCGCCAAGGTTCTTGGTTGGATAAAAACTGAATGCTGACAGGTGACCCATTCCTCCGGCCGGTCTATTTTTGTATAATGCGCCATGGGCCTGGCAAGCATCTTCCAGCACAAATAAATTTCGACCGGCTGCAATTTCCATGATTTTGTCCATATTCGCACAGGCACCATAAAGGTGAACGGGAAGGATGGCTTTGGTATTTGGTGTGATTGCTTCTTGGATAAGAGTTGGATCCATAAGATACGATCGTGGTTCAATATCTATAAAAACAGGTGTCGCACCTGTATACATAATGGATAGGGCGGTGGCAGCAAAGGTATTTGCCACGGTGATCACCTCGTCACCCGGTCCTATATCCAATGCTTTTAAAGCAAGAAATAAGGCGTCTGTGCCTGATGCAACACCGATGGCATATTTGCAGGCACAGGCTTTGGCAAACTCTTTTTCAAATGCGGTCACTTCATTATCTAGAATATAGCGGCCTGAGTGAATCACTTTCTTTACAGCATCCAATATTTGATCTCCGACTTCAGCTATCTCGCAGGAGAAATCAAAAAATTTAATCTGCATGTTTTGCTTATTCATTTTTTCGGCCAGTAATGTTCTTTATATCTTCTGTAGAAATCGACTGTCTTTTTTATTCCGCTTTCAATGTCGACGGCCGGTTCCCATCCCACTATTTTTTTTATCCTGGATATATCCGCCCAGTAGTCACCCGGTTCTACTTCCGCCCTTTCTTTAGTGAACTCGGTGAAGTTGTAGGAGCCGGTTTTTGAAAAATTTACGATTTTTTGTGCCAGTTCCCTGAATGTAACCGCTGTTCCGGAGCCCACATTGAACACATGACCGATGGCTTCATTGGTGCAGGCAGTCTTAAGCATGCATGCAACCAGGTCATCGATATACAAAAAATCTCTTTTAATCATACCGTCGCCAAACACCGGTATGATATCGTCGTCCAATGCTTTTTTAATAAACCAGTTAAAGACACCGTATTCGTCATGCATCATCTGGTGCCTTGGGCCATAAGTGTTGGTGATTCGAAGGCATATTCCCGGGATATTAAATACTTCTTTATATACGATAATTATTTTTTCAGCTGCAAGGTTTGTCACAGCATAAAGCCCTTTGGGGTTTAAGGGGTGATCTTCATTTACAGGCAGTTTTACGCTGGAGCCATACTCTCCTCTTGTGCCTGAATAAACGACAAGGGCATCCGGGTTGTGATGCCTTAAGGCCTGCATGAGCACCAATGTGCCCAGGCAGTTTATTTCAAGGTCCTGCACAGGGTTTTTCATGGAGTCCACATGATTGACCTGTCCGGCCAGATGAAATATAATATCCTGGTCCTTGACAAGATGGTTGATGGAAAGCTGGTTTCTTATATCACTGTAGTTTATCCTTACCTCGTTTTTGACCGGCTCTATATTGAACAGGTTCCCTCCTTGCCTGGGAAGCATGTTATCCACTATGGTGACATTCGCTCCCAGTCTGACAAGCTCGATCGATAGGTTTGAACCGATAAATCCGAGGCCGCCGGTGATGAGGACATTTTTATTGTTGTAGAACGCTTTAGTCTTCACTGTTGTTCCTTTTCCTTGGATTATTTTTCAGCTCCCAGAGTTTTGCGTATTTTATGAATACATAATATACGGTTGACACAGCGATTACAAACCCCGGCAAACCGTCCATAAAACCTCTTTTAAAAAAATATTCCTTGATAAACCTGAAGGGTGGTCGAAAAATCAGGTCAATGTAGCTAAAACGGCGACTTTCTGCAATCATATCCCTGGCCGCTGTATCCGAATAGTTGTTGATCGTATCTATTTGATCGGCAATGTCTTTATAGTTATAGTGAAAGTAAAAATTTGTTAGTGTTCCGACCTTTCCGCAAACAGAAACTTTCGCATGGAGACCACCTTCAAAAGCTCCTTTTGATTTCCGGAACAATCTTATTTCATAGTCAGGCACCCATCCACCGTGCATGATCCATCTGCCCAGATAGAAAGTCCTTCGGTGAATAATATATCCGTCATATTTACCATTGTCCGTTTCAATTCTTTGCATCATTTCTTTGGCCAGCTTGGGTGAGATTTCCTCATCTGCGTCAATAAAGATGACCCATTCGTTTTTTGCTTTGGAAATGCAGTAGTTATATTGGTTCATGTGACCGGGCCAATGCCGTTTTTCAAAATGACTGGCGTATTGTTGTGCAATTTTCGGTGTTTCATCAGTGCTGAAGGAATCGACCACAATGATTTCATTGGCCCAAGGGAGAACACTTTTTAAAGCCCTTTCCACGGTACGTTCATTATTAAAGGTGATCATGCACACAGAAATATTGATCATCATATTGGTTGCCCAATCTCCATGGTGTATTAATAACAGATTTGTTTACAGACGGCAAAGTATGGCTGAAAGGAGGTATGGTGTCAAGTCAGAAATAGATAATAAAAACAGGCATTGTGATCATAAGGTTAAGGAAAAGATTGAATATTTGTCCTGTTATTCATTCTAAATTTGCTTGAAAGCGTAGTCTATCTTTAGTATGTTCTCGCCACCGGTTTGCCAGACCTGGATTTTTCAAGGGTAATTATTTTACCTATTATTAGTGATGCAGGGAGTGAATCAATTGGATATCTCGTTTATCATAGTGAATTGGAATACAAAAGACCTCTTACATGAATGTTTGGCATCCATTTATAAGACGATGGACAAATTGAAATTCGAAGTATGGCTGGTGGACAATGCTTCCACCGATGGAAGTGTTGAGGCGGCAAAAAGTAAATATCCCGATATAAATACGATAGTAAATGAGCGAAATTTAGGTTTTGCGGCGGCAAATAATCTGGCTTTAAAAAAAATGAAGGGAAAATATGCGCTGTTACTCAATACGGATGCAACACTGACTGACGCTGCTGTGGATGAACTTTATTGTTTTATGGAGGCTAATGATAAGACAGGTATTGCCTGCGGACAGTTGTTGAATACGGATGGGTCCAAACAAAATTCCATAGCAAATTACCCCTCTTTACTTTCGCTGTTATTTAATGAAACAGTATTGAGAGTTTTATTTCCGCATAAATTTCCCAGTAAAAGAAAAGAATACATGGCTCCCCTTGAAGTGGATTCATGCATCGGGGCATG belongs to Thermodesulfobacteriota bacterium and includes:
- a CDS encoding glycosyltransferase family 4 protein, with protein sequence MKVCIAIEKFDPHVGGAERYCWDFAHFLSHQGHDVAVICMKAAKIYTNAISISLVKPFKFPQFLRHLGFSLLHFFKARKMPDYLHFCVGNTFYMDIYQPHGGLHRAWFLRETLRHPAGIRSICRIIKYINPKDLVQRLIEWWIFKITKPEVIAISNMVATDIRTWFEYPSSKLHLLPNGIDVNKFTPNNVRYRDEIRSRYNIRRSDFVFLFMANNLVLKGFDVLILSARSLSNLPVKVLVIGPYNRKVKKKAKDLSDRMIFGGKADDPELIYTACDCLVHPSFYDACSLVVLEALSSGIPVITTSTNGASMYITGKNGSVVLPGDHDALESAMREVFSCKADKIHSPSFKNQESVFFAIEQFLKDISKITHS
- a CDS encoding DegT/DnrJ/EryC1/StrS family aminotransferase, whose translation is MNKQNMQIKFFDFSCEIAEVGDQILDAVKKVIHSGRYILDNEVTAFEKEFAKACACKYAIGVASGTDALFLALKALDIGPGDEVITVANTFAATALSIMYTGATPVFIDIEPRSYLMDPTLIQEAITPNTKAILPVHLYGACANMDKIMEIAAGRNLFVLEDACQAHGALYKNRPAGGMGHLSAFSFYPTKNLGAYGDGGMIITNDTELFKKLTLLRNYGQKDRYTYHIPGYNSRLDEMQAAILRVKLKYLFNWVERRQKIAALYDIGLKDINLVHASMDKTSTHAYHLYVISVEKRDELQVHLKDNGVETLIHYPVLLHKQKAFKKVKVFGQLKHAELRSNQILSLPIHPWLTDDEVHYIIDCVKDFYS
- a CDS encoding GDP-mannose 4,6-dehydratase codes for the protein MKTKAFYNNKNVLITGGLGFIGSNLSIELVRLGANVTIVDNMLPRQGGNLFNIEPVKNEVRINYSDIRNQLSINHLVKDQDIIFHLAGQVNHVDSMKNPVQDLEINCLGTLVLMQALRHHNPDALVVYSGTRGEYGSSVKLPVNEDHPLNPKGLYAVTNLAAEKIIIVYKEVFNIPGICLRITNTYGPRHQMMHDEYGVFNWFIKKALDDDIIPVFGDGMIKRDFLYIDDLVACMLKTACTNEAIGHVFNVGSGTAVTFRELAQKIVNFSKTGSYNFTEFTKERAEVEPGDYWADISRIKKIVGWEPAVDIESGIKKTVDFYRRYKEHYWPKK
- a CDS encoding glycosyltransferase family 2 protein, which codes for MMINISVCMITFNNERTVERALKSVLPWANEIIVVDSFSTDETPKIAQQYASHFEKRHWPGHMNQYNYCISKAKNEWVIFIDADEEISPKLAKEMMQRIETDNGKYDGYIIHRRTFYLGRWIMHGGWVPDYEIRLFRKSKGAFEGGLHAKVSVCGKVGTLTNFYFHYNYKDIADQIDTINNYSDTAARDMIAESRRFSYIDLIFRPPFRFIKEYFFKRGFMDGLPGFVIAVSTVYYVFIKYAKLWELKNNPRKRNNSED
- a CDS encoding glycosyltransferase family 2 protein: MQGVNQLDISFIIVNWNTKDLLHECLASIYKTMDKLKFEVWLVDNASTDGSVEAAKSKYPDINTIVNERNLGFAAANNLALKKMKGKYALLLNTDATLTDAAVDELYCFMEANDKTGIACGQLLNTDGSKQNSIANYPSLLSLLFNETVLRVLFPHKFPSKRKEYMAPLEVDSCIGACMIVRKKAMDEVGAFDEGYFFYLEETDWAYRMKQAGWGVFFVPSARIFHAQGKSVGNNANKKIMFYRSRYYFFKKWYKRSYVIIYIIGFLRLLVNTLLSLFGVLFTLGLNDGIRKRFGIYIQLILWHFNGCPSSL